One region of Molothrus aeneus isolate 106 chromosome 1, BPBGC_Maene_1.0, whole genome shotgun sequence genomic DNA includes:
- the RNF138 gene encoding E3 ubiquitin-protein ligase RNF138 isoform X2, producing the protein MAEGAAAAPACFNEDDFYCPVCQEVFKTPVRTANCQHVFCRKCFLTAIRESGTHCPLCRGSVTKKERTYPKRALDVENSMKKASGGCRCCEKQVRFSWMRQHYKTCKKYQDEYGVSSIMPNLQISQDATGNSRSDAIPDTDEMANNQILQGETSGHPTFKCPLCQEANFTRQRLLDHCNNRHLYQIVPVICPICVSLPWADTNQVTRNLVSHLNLRHRFDYGEFVNLQLDEEAQYQNAVQESCHVNF; encoded by the exons ATGGCCGAGGGGGCCGCGGCGGCCCCGGCGTGCTTCAACGAGGATGATTTTTACTGCCCGGTGTGCCAGGAGGTGTTCAAAACGCCCGTGAGGACCGCCAACTGCCAGCACGT GTTTTGCAGGAAGTGCTTCTTGACAGCTATAAGGGAAAGTGGAACACATTGTCCTCTCTGCCGGGGGAGCGTgactaaaaaagaaagaacGTATCCCAAAAGGGCTCTAGATGTTGAAAACAGTATGAAGAAAGCTTCTGGGGGCTGTAGATGCTGTGAGAAGCAG gttaGATTTTCATGGATGAGACAGCATTATAAAACGTGTAAGAAGTATCAGGATGAATATGGTGTTTCTTCAATTATGCCAAACTTACAGATTTCCCAAGACGCAACAGGGAACAG CAGGAGTGATGCTATACCTGATACTGATGAGATGGCAAATAATCAAATACTTCAAGGAGAAACAAG TGGACACCCAACCTTCAAATGCCCCCTGTGTCAGGAGGCCAATTTTACCAGACAGCGCTTGCTGGATCACTGTAATAATAGACATCTTTATCAGATCGTTCCTGTG ATCTGTCCTATTTGTGTATCTCTTCCTTGGGCAGATACTAACCAGGTTACTAGAAATCTTGTTAGCCATCTAAATCTAAGACACCGGTTTGACTACGGAGAATTTGTG aATCTTCAGCTTGATGAAGAAGCCCAATACCAAAATGCAGTTCAAGAATCCTGTCATGTGAACTTTTAA
- the RNF138 gene encoding E3 ubiquitin-protein ligase RNF138 isoform X1: MAEGAAAAPACFNEDDFYCPVCQEVFKTPVRTANCQHVFCRKCFLTAIRESGTHCPLCRGSVTKKERTYPKRALDVENSMKKASGGCRCCEKQVRFSWMRQHYKTCKKYQDEYGVSSIMPNLQISQDATGNSSRSDAIPDTDEMANNQILQGETSGHPTFKCPLCQEANFTRQRLLDHCNNRHLYQIVPVICPICVSLPWADTNQVTRNLVSHLNLRHRFDYGEFVNLQLDEEAQYQNAVQESCHVNF; encoded by the exons ATGGCCGAGGGGGCCGCGGCGGCCCCGGCGTGCTTCAACGAGGATGATTTTTACTGCCCGGTGTGCCAGGAGGTGTTCAAAACGCCCGTGAGGACCGCCAACTGCCAGCACGT GTTTTGCAGGAAGTGCTTCTTGACAGCTATAAGGGAAAGTGGAACACATTGTCCTCTCTGCCGGGGGAGCGTgactaaaaaagaaagaacGTATCCCAAAAGGGCTCTAGATGTTGAAAACAGTATGAAGAAAGCTTCTGGGGGCTGTAGATGCTGTGAGAAGCAG gttaGATTTTCATGGATGAGACAGCATTATAAAACGTGTAAGAAGTATCAGGATGAATATGGTGTTTCTTCAATTATGCCAAACTTACAGATTTCCCAAGACGCAACAGGGAACAG tAGCAGGAGTGATGCTATACCTGATACTGATGAGATGGCAAATAATCAAATACTTCAAGGAGAAACAAG TGGACACCCAACCTTCAAATGCCCCCTGTGTCAGGAGGCCAATTTTACCAGACAGCGCTTGCTGGATCACTGTAATAATAGACATCTTTATCAGATCGTTCCTGTG ATCTGTCCTATTTGTGTATCTCTTCCTTGGGCAGATACTAACCAGGTTACTAGAAATCTTGTTAGCCATCTAAATCTAAGACACCGGTTTGACTACGGAGAATTTGTG aATCTTCAGCTTGATGAAGAAGCCCAATACCAAAATGCAGTTCAAGAATCCTGTCATGTGAACTTTTAA